From a single Stomoxys calcitrans chromosome 4, idStoCalc2.1, whole genome shotgun sequence genomic region:
- the LOC106082681 gene encoding transcription factor MafK isoform X2 — MDPLQQSRSRNIKSTMAPLSPCPIPDISDDELVSISVRDLNRTLKMRGLNREEIVRMKQRRRTLKNRGYAASCRIKRIEQKDVLETEKSHEWIELEQMHEENEHCSREIENWKKKYNALLQFAAHNDIPIPPELEGC; from the exons ATGGATCCATTACAACAGTCAAGGAGTCGCAATATAAAATCAACAATG GCACCCTTATCACCATGTCCCATTCCGGATATTAGTGATGATGAATTGGTTTCCATTTCTGTGCGAGATTTAAATCGCACTCTTAAAATGCGAGGTCTTAATCGCGAAGAAATTGTACGTATGAAACAACGACGTCGTACTCTTAAGAATCGTGGCTATGCTGCTAGTTGTCGCATTAAGCGCATAGAGCAAAAAGATGTTTTGGAAACTGAAAAATCGCACGAATGGATTGAATTGGAGCAAATGCATGAGGAAAACGAACACTGTAGTCGAGAgattgaaaattggaaaaagaaaTATAATGCTCTGTTACAGTTTGCAGCTCACAATGATATACCCATACCGCCAGAATTAGAGGGCTGCTAA
- the LOC106082681 gene encoding transcription factor MafK isoform X1, with amino-acid sequence MDPLQQSRSRNIKSTMVTDDLYAPLSPCPIPDISDDELVSISVRDLNRTLKMRGLNREEIVRMKQRRRTLKNRGYAASCRIKRIEQKDVLETEKSHEWIELEQMHEENEHCSREIENWKKKYNALLQFAAHNDIPIPPELEGC; translated from the exons ATGGATCCATTACAACAGTCAAGGAGTCGCAATATAAAATCAACAATGGTAACTGATGATCTTTAT GCACCCTTATCACCATGTCCCATTCCGGATATTAGTGATGATGAATTGGTTTCCATTTCTGTGCGAGATTTAAATCGCACTCTTAAAATGCGAGGTCTTAATCGCGAAGAAATTGTACGTATGAAACAACGACGTCGTACTCTTAAGAATCGTGGCTATGCTGCTAGTTGTCGCATTAAGCGCATAGAGCAAAAAGATGTTTTGGAAACTGAAAAATCGCACGAATGGATTGAATTGGAGCAAATGCATGAGGAAAACGAACACTGTAGTCGAGAgattgaaaattggaaaaagaaaTATAATGCTCTGTTACAGTTTGCAGCTCACAATGATATACCCATACCGCCAGAATTAGAGGGCTGCTAA
- the LOC106082681 gene encoding transcription factor MafK isoform X4, translating to MAPLSPCPIPDISDDELVSISVRDLNRTLKMRGLNREEIVRMKQRRRTLKNRGYAASCRIKRIEQKDVLETEKSHEWIELEQMHEENEHCSREIENWKKKYNALLQFAAHNDIPIPPELEGC from the exons ATG GCACCCTTATCACCATGTCCCATTCCGGATATTAGTGATGATGAATTGGTTTCCATTTCTGTGCGAGATTTAAATCGCACTCTTAAAATGCGAGGTCTTAATCGCGAAGAAATTGTACGTATGAAACAACGACGTCGTACTCTTAAGAATCGTGGCTATGCTGCTAGTTGTCGCATTAAGCGCATAGAGCAAAAAGATGTTTTGGAAACTGAAAAATCGCACGAATGGATTGAATTGGAGCAAATGCATGAGGAAAACGAACACTGTAGTCGAGAgattgaaaattggaaaaagaaaTATAATGCTCTGTTACAGTTTGCAGCTCACAATGATATACCCATACCGCCAGAATTAGAGGGCTGCTAA
- the LOC106082681 gene encoding transcription factor MafK isoform X3 produces the protein MVTDDLYAPLSPCPIPDISDDELVSISVRDLNRTLKMRGLNREEIVRMKQRRRTLKNRGYAASCRIKRIEQKDVLETEKSHEWIELEQMHEENEHCSREIENWKKKYNALLQFAAHNDIPIPPELEGC, from the exons ATGGTAACTGATGATCTTTAT GCACCCTTATCACCATGTCCCATTCCGGATATTAGTGATGATGAATTGGTTTCCATTTCTGTGCGAGATTTAAATCGCACTCTTAAAATGCGAGGTCTTAATCGCGAAGAAATTGTACGTATGAAACAACGACGTCGTACTCTTAAGAATCGTGGCTATGCTGCTAGTTGTCGCATTAAGCGCATAGAGCAAAAAGATGTTTTGGAAACTGAAAAATCGCACGAATGGATTGAATTGGAGCAAATGCATGAGGAAAACGAACACTGTAGTCGAGAgattgaaaattggaaaaagaaaTATAATGCTCTGTTACAGTTTGCAGCTCACAATGATATACCCATACCGCCAGAATTAGAGGGCTGCTAA